A genomic stretch from Caulobacter sp. FWC2 includes:
- a CDS encoding NUDIX hydrolase — protein sequence MSDGKWRVTASRYIHKDRWISLRADDCVTEEGAVVAPYYVLEYRDWVELVALDADNNVLLVRQYRHGLGDISIELPAGGMDPGETDPVAAAARELLEETGCTGTFILVGESRPNAGTHSNRTHIVLARDVVRVAEPKDDPAERIETLWVSAAEAIRMALAGELTVGMQTGALLRGLAAAGVARIEPI from the coding sequence ATGTCGGACGGAAAATGGCGGGTCACCGCCTCGCGCTACATCCACAAGGACCGCTGGATCAGCCTGCGCGCGGACGACTGCGTGACCGAAGAGGGCGCGGTGGTCGCGCCTTACTATGTGCTGGAGTATCGCGACTGGGTCGAACTGGTCGCTTTGGACGCCGACAACAATGTCTTGCTGGTTCGCCAGTATCGACACGGCCTTGGCGACATTTCCATCGAGTTGCCGGCTGGCGGCATGGACCCTGGCGAGACCGATCCGGTCGCTGCGGCGGCGCGCGAGCTGCTTGAAGAAACCGGCTGTACGGGCACGTTCATCCTGGTCGGGGAAAGCCGACCCAACGCCGGCACCCACAGCAACCGCACCCACATCGTCCTGGCCCGAGACGTGGTCCGTGTCGCTGAGCCCAAGGACGACCCGGCTGAGCGCATCGAAACCCTCTGGGTCTCGGCGGCCGAGGCCATCCGCATGGCCCTGGCCGGCGAACTCACCGTCGGCATGCAGACCGGCGCCTTGCTTCGCGGTCTCGCGGCCGCTGGCGTGGCGCGGATCGAGCCGATCTAG
- a CDS encoding histone deacetylase, with the protein MRPVPPVIHHPAFRAEMPAGHRFPMDKFSRLASVLEAEGVPGPDGFVQPEFVDVETLLLAHTEDYVRGVIELCLPPDVVRRIGMPNTDSVATRARAATGGTLLAARLALAQGIACNTAGGSHHASAESGAGFCVFNDVAVAARRLLAEGAIGQALVVDLDVHQGDGTARIFEGDPSVFTLSMHAEKNFPHRKAVSDLDVELADGTGDAAYLEKLGEILPALLDSVRPDIVFFNAGVDPHTDDKLGRLSLTDEGLGRREAYVLGACLSLEIPVVGVIGGGYDADIDRLAARHAILHRTAKSLYSSIA; encoded by the coding sequence ATGCGCCCAGTCCCGCCCGTGATCCATCACCCCGCCTTCCGCGCCGAGATGCCGGCGGGGCATCGCTTCCCGATGGACAAGTTCTCGCGCCTGGCCAGCGTGCTGGAGGCCGAGGGCGTTCCGGGTCCTGACGGCTTCGTGCAGCCCGAGTTCGTCGACGTCGAGACCCTGCTGCTGGCCCATACGGAAGACTATGTCCGGGGCGTGATCGAGCTGTGCCTGCCGCCCGACGTGGTCCGGCGGATCGGCATGCCCAATACCGACAGCGTCGCGACCCGGGCCAGGGCGGCGACCGGGGGCACTCTGCTGGCCGCGCGACTGGCGCTAGCGCAGGGAATCGCCTGCAATACGGCAGGCGGCAGCCATCACGCCTCTGCCGAGAGCGGCGCGGGGTTCTGCGTGTTCAACGACGTGGCGGTGGCGGCCCGGCGGTTGCTGGCCGAAGGCGCGATCGGCCAGGCTCTGGTCGTCGACCTCGACGTCCATCAGGGCGATGGCACGGCGCGGATCTTCGAGGGCGATCCCAGCGTCTTCACGCTGTCGATGCATGCCGAGAAGAACTTCCCGCATCGCAAGGCCGTGAGCGATCTCGACGTCGAACTGGCCGACGGGACCGGCGACGCGGCCTATCTGGAAAAGCTGGGGGAGATCCTGCCGGCGCTGCTGGACAGCGTCCGGCCGGACATCGTCTTCTTCAATGCGGGAGTCGATCCGCACACGGACGACAAGCTGGGCCGCCTGTCGCTGACCGACGAGGGTCTGGGGCGACGGGAGGCCTATGTCCTGGGCGCTTGTCTTTCTCTTGAGATCCCCGTGGTCGGGGTCATCGGCGGCGGCTACGACGCGGATATCGATCGTCTGGCGGCTCGCCACGCCATCCTGCATCGGACGGCAAAATCTCTTTATTCTTCGATAGCTTAG
- a CDS encoding ligase-associated DNA damage response exonuclease: MSYPDVIKPEDLLCPRPDGLYCPPGDFYIDPVRPVDRAVITHGHADHARAGHGTVAATPETLAIMATRYGEDFTARRQAVPYGETITHNGVEVTLVPAGHVLGSAQAVVRWKGLTMVVSGDYKRRRDPTCARFEPVPCDVFITEATFGLPVFRHPEDAGEIRSLLASVEQFPERCHIVGAYALGKAQRVIKLLREAGWEKTIFVHGALERLNALYEAHGVELGPLAPATSSGPKDAFAGQIIIAPPSAVADRWSRRFPDPVDCFASGWMRVRARARQRGVELPLILSDHADWDELTATLSELWPGEVWITHGREEALERWCALEGLPARALRLVGYDEEEGE, encoded by the coding sequence TTGTCATATCCAGACGTGATCAAGCCCGAAGACCTTCTCTGTCCCCGGCCGGACGGCCTCTACTGCCCGCCGGGAGACTTCTATATCGACCCCGTCCGCCCCGTGGACCGGGCCGTGATCACCCATGGCCACGCCGATCACGCCCGGGCCGGTCACGGGACGGTGGCCGCCACGCCAGAGACCCTGGCGATCATGGCCACACGCTATGGCGAGGACTTCACAGCGCGTCGCCAGGCTGTTCCGTATGGCGAGACGATCACGCACAACGGCGTCGAGGTGACCCTGGTCCCGGCCGGCCACGTGCTGGGTTCGGCCCAGGCGGTGGTGCGCTGGAAGGGCCTGACCATGGTGGTCTCCGGCGACTACAAGCGCCGCCGCGATCCGACCTGCGCCCGGTTCGAGCCGGTGCCCTGTGACGTGTTCATCACCGAGGCGACCTTCGGTCTGCCGGTGTTTCGCCATCCCGAAGACGCCGGCGAGATCCGTAGCCTGCTGGCCTCGGTCGAGCAGTTCCCCGAGCGCTGCCACATCGTCGGGGCCTACGCCCTGGGCAAGGCCCAGCGGGTGATCAAGCTGCTGCGCGAGGCCGGGTGGGAGAAAACAATCTTCGTCCATGGGGCGCTGGAGCGGCTGAACGCACTCTACGAAGCGCATGGTGTGGAGCTCGGCCCTTTGGCTCCTGCAACGTCGTCAGGCCCGAAGGACGCGTTCGCCGGCCAGATCATAATCGCTCCGCCCAGCGCCGTGGCCGACCGTTGGTCGCGACGGTTTCCAGATCCGGTCGACTGTTTCGCCTCGGGCTGGATGCGGGTGCGGGCCCGCGCGAGACAGCGGGGCGTCGAGCTGCCGCTGATTCTGTCGGACCATGCCGACTGGGACGAGCTGACGGCGACCTTGAGCGAGCTTTGGCCAGGCGAGGTCTGGATCACCCATGGCCGCGAGGAAGCGTTGGAGCGCTGGTGCGCGCTGGAAGGCCTTCCGGCCCGAGCCCTGCGGCTGGTCGGCTACGACGAGGAAGAGGGCGAATAG
- the rimM gene encoding ribosome maturation factor RimM (Essential for efficient processing of 16S rRNA), translating into MAASPDDPLILVGRVAGAFGVRGEVRIATYTEEPMSIAAFKALKRQDGSPALTIASARKTKDGVVCRCPGVETKEAADALRGLRLYVPRSALPQPDEDEFYLTDLVGLSVRHIQTDVLLGRVKSVQNFGAGDILEIAPDLGGPTWYLPFTRAAVPEVKIAEGLILADPPALVGEPEGPEEKGPDEDEELGDRD; encoded by the coding sequence ATGGCTGCATCTCCTGACGATCCGCTGATCCTGGTCGGCCGCGTGGCCGGCGCCTTCGGCGTGCGCGGCGAGGTGCGGATCGCGACCTATACCGAAGAGCCGATGAGCATCGCGGCCTTCAAGGCGCTGAAGCGCCAGGACGGCTCGCCCGCCCTGACCATCGCCTCGGCCCGCAAGACCAAGGATGGTGTCGTCTGCCGCTGTCCGGGTGTCGAGACCAAGGAAGCCGCCGACGCCCTGCGCGGCCTTCGTCTCTACGTCCCGCGCTCGGCCCTGCCGCAGCCCGACGAGGACGAGTTCTACCTGACCGACCTGGTGGGCCTGTCGGTCCGCCATATCCAGACCGACGTCCTGCTGGGCCGCGTGAAGAGCGTCCAGAACTTTGGCGCCGGCGACATTCTTGAGATTGCGCCCGACCTGGGCGGTCCGACCTGGTACCTGCCGTTCACGCGGGCGGCCGTGCCCGAGGTGAAGATCGCCGAAGGCTTGATCCTGGCCGACCCGCCCGCCCTGGTCGGCGAGCCGGAAGGGCCTGAGGAAAAGGGCCCGGACGAAGACGAAGAGCTGGGCGACCGCGACTGA
- a CDS encoding PaaI family thioesterase → MSDIDTRLVSMLDSIPYARFLGIKAELAGDEMTAILPFAQHIVGNPMLPAIHGGVLGAFMEMTALAQLSVAAPMKRQPRTIDVSIEYLRSGRPLTTYARASIKKLGRRIANVHVEAWQETRSAPIATMRGLFLVAPSDD, encoded by the coding sequence ATGAGCGATATCGATACGCGTCTGGTCTCGATGCTGGACTCCATCCCCTATGCCCGCTTCCTGGGGATCAAGGCCGAACTGGCCGGCGACGAGATGACCGCCATCCTGCCGTTCGCCCAACACATCGTCGGCAATCCGATGCTGCCAGCCATCCATGGCGGGGTGCTGGGCGCCTTTATGGAGATGACGGCCCTGGCCCAGCTGTCGGTCGCCGCGCCGATGAAGCGCCAGCCGCGCACGATCGACGTCTCGATCGAATATCTGCGCTCGGGCCGGCCTCTGACCACCTATGCCCGCGCCAGCATCAAGAAGCTGGGCCGCCGCATCGCCAACGTCCATGTCGAGGCCTGGCAAGAGACGCGCTCCGCGCCGATCGCGACGATGCGGGGCCTCTTCCTGGTCGCGCCCAGCGATGATTAA
- the rpsP gene encoding 30S ribosomal protein S16 encodes MLKIRLARGGAKKRPYYSIVIADSHSPRDGRFIEKVGTYNPLLKKDDANRVTLKVESIQEWLKKGAQPTDRVARFLAAQGLTTWAHGNNPQKGEPGKKAKERTAERAQRDEERKQAEIDAKAAAEAEKAAAAEAAAAAAAEAAAAPAVEEAPAAEAAAEEAPAAEAPAEEASEG; translated from the coding sequence ATGCTGAAGATCCGTCTCGCCCGTGGCGGCGCCAAGAAGCGTCCGTACTACTCGATCGTCATCGCCGACAGCCACTCGCCGCGCGATGGCCGTTTCATCGAGAAGGTGGGCACCTACAACCCGCTCCTCAAGAAGGACGACGCCAACCGCGTCACCCTGAAGGTCGAGTCGATCCAGGAATGGCTCAAGAAGGGCGCCCAGCCGACCGACCGCGTCGCGCGCTTCCTGGCCGCCCAAGGCCTGACCACCTGGGCCCACGGCAACAACCCGCAAAAGGGCGAGCCGGGCAAGAAGGCCAAGGAACGCACCGCCGAGCGCGCCCAGCGCGACGAAGAGCGCAAGCAAGCCGAGATCGACGCCAAGGCTGCCGCCGAAGCCGAGAAGGCCGCCGCCGCTGAAGCCGCCGCCGCTGCTGCTGCTGAAGCCGCCGCTGCTCCGGCCGTGGAAGAAGCCCCGGCCGCTGAAGCCGCTGCTGAAGAGGCTCCGGCCGCTGAAGCTCCGGCTGAAGAAGCCTCGGAAGGCTAA
- the ffh gene encoding signal recognition particle protein, whose amino-acid sequence MFDGLTERLSDVFERLGGRGVLSEKDIDEALREVRVALLEADVALPVVKDFISKAKELAAGEAVIRSVKPADQVVKIVYDGLVDMLGGEVPTGLNLALNPPSVILMAGLQGSGKTTTTGKLALRLSKTERKKVLVASLDTRRPAAMEQLATLAKQVEVESLPIVPGQSAQDIAKRAMSAAKLGGYDVLILDTAGRTTLDEAMMSEAADIARIAQPSETILVADSLTGQDAVRTAKAFHERLPLTGLILTRADGDGRGGAALSMRHVTGLPIKFLGAGEKLDALDVFDARRVAGRILGQGDVVALVEKAAADLDHAEAERMAKKLAKGKFDLDDLAAQLRQMQKLGGMEGIMGLLPGVQKVKKQISESGIDDSIFRRQQAIIGSMTKEERKKPDILAASRKRRIAAGSGVDVAEVNRLLKQHRQMADMFKAMSKDGGKGMARMAQMMGGGDMARMKNMGGGKLAAPDPNAAGGQGLSGLPGLPGLGGGGDAKPNPLSGLGLPGFNPFKK is encoded by the coding sequence ATGTTCGACGGCCTTACAGAGCGACTTTCCGACGTCTTCGAACGTCTTGGCGGTCGCGGCGTGCTGTCCGAAAAGGACATCGACGAGGCGCTGCGCGAAGTCCGCGTCGCCCTGCTCGAGGCCGACGTCGCCCTGCCGGTCGTCAAGGACTTCATCAGCAAGGCCAAGGAACTGGCCGCTGGCGAAGCGGTCATCCGTTCGGTCAAGCCGGCCGACCAGGTGGTCAAGATCGTCTATGACGGTCTGGTCGACATGCTGGGCGGGGAAGTCCCGACGGGCTTGAACCTGGCGCTGAACCCGCCGTCGGTGATCCTGATGGCCGGCCTGCAGGGCTCGGGCAAGACCACCACCACCGGCAAGCTGGCCCTGCGCCTGTCCAAGACCGAGCGCAAGAAGGTGCTGGTCGCCTCGCTCGACACCCGTCGCCCAGCCGCCATGGAGCAGCTGGCGACCCTGGCCAAGCAGGTCGAGGTCGAAAGCCTGCCGATCGTCCCCGGCCAGAGCGCCCAGGACATCGCCAAGCGCGCGATGAGCGCCGCCAAGCTGGGCGGCTATGACGTCCTGATCCTCGACACCGCCGGCCGCACCACGCTGGACGAGGCGATGATGAGCGAAGCGGCGGACATCGCCCGCATCGCCCAGCCGTCCGAGACCATCCTGGTCGCCGACAGCCTGACCGGCCAGGACGCCGTGCGCACCGCCAAGGCGTTCCACGAGCGCCTGCCGCTGACGGGCCTGATCCTGACCCGCGCCGACGGCGATGGCCGCGGCGGCGCGGCGCTGTCGATGCGCCACGTCACCGGCCTGCCGATCAAGTTCCTCGGCGCCGGCGAAAAGCTTGATGCGCTGGACGTGTTCGACGCCCGCCGCGTCGCCGGCCGGATCCTCGGCCAAGGCGACGTCGTGGCCCTGGTCGAGAAGGCCGCGGCCGACCTCGACCATGCCGAGGCCGAGCGCATGGCCAAGAAGCTGGCCAAGGGCAAATTCGACCTGGACGACCTGGCGGCGCAGCTGCGGCAGATGCAGAAGCTGGGCGGCATGGAAGGCATCATGGGCCTGCTGCCGGGCGTCCAGAAGGTCAAGAAGCAGATTTCCGAGAGCGGGATCGACGACAGCATCTTCCGTCGTCAGCAGGCGATCATCGGCTCGATGACCAAGGAAGAGCGCAAGAAGCCCGACATCCTGGCCGCCTCGCGCAAGCGGCGCATCGCGGCCGGTTCGGGCGTCGACGTCGCCGAGGTCAACCGCCTGCTCAAGCAGCACCGCCAGATGGCTGACATGTTCAAGGCCATGTCCAAGGACGGCGGCAAGGGCATGGCCCGCATGGCCCAGATGATGGGCGGCGGCGACATGGCGCGCATGAAGAACATGGGCGGCGGCAAACTTGCCGCTCCCGATCCCAACGCAGCGGGGGGCCAAGGCCTCTCGGGGCTGCCCGGTCTGCCGGGCCTCGGGGGCGGCGGCGACGCCAAGCCCAACCCTCTCTCCGGCCTGGGCCTGCCCGGCTTCAACCCGTTCAAGAAATAG
- a CDS encoding citrate synthase/methylcitrate synthase translates to MSDGLEGVIAARTVLSDVDGAKGRLVIRGYAVEDLSGRTRYEEAAHLLFDGFFEDAPSDLAPALGEARVRAFAEVAALDEGLARRDPVEAMRALLARLPDGDDLPTALLLIAAPAVFTPAVLRVAKGEAPVAPDPALSHAADILRMTRGTPATDAEAAALDAYLVTVCDHGLNASTFAARVVASTRAGPTSAVLAGLSALKGPLHGGAPGPVIEMLDEIGTPENARPWLEKALARGDRLMGFGHRIYRVRDPRADALKAAVRKLSAASGGLPGRIAFAEAVEQAALAILREHKPDRPLDTNVEFYTALLLEALGLPPSSFTCIFAMGRVAGWLAHAREQLAGGRLIRPQSIYVGPEVRAAA, encoded by the coding sequence ATGTCCGATGGTCTTGAGGGCGTCATCGCCGCCCGCACCGTTTTGTCCGATGTCGACGGCGCCAAGGGCCGTCTGGTGATCCGGGGTTATGCCGTCGAGGATCTGTCGGGCCGCACACGCTACGAAGAGGCCGCCCACCTGCTGTTCGACGGCTTCTTCGAAGATGCGCCCAGTGATCTGGCCCCAGCCCTTGGCGAGGCCCGGGTCCGCGCCTTCGCCGAGGTCGCCGCTCTGGACGAGGGCCTGGCCCGCCGCGATCCTGTCGAGGCCATGCGCGCCCTGCTGGCCCGTTTGCCCGATGGCGACGACCTGCCGACCGCCCTGCTGCTGATCGCCGCCCCGGCGGTCTTCACCCCCGCCGTGCTGCGCGTCGCCAAGGGCGAGGCCCCGGTCGCGCCCGATCCGGCCCTGTCGCACGCCGCCGACATCCTGCGCATGACGCGCGGGACGCCCGCCACCGACGCCGAGGCGGCGGCGCTGGACGCCTATCTGGTCACGGTCTGCGACCACGGCCTCAACGCCTCGACCTTCGCCGCCCGGGTGGTGGCCTCGACCCGCGCCGGCCCGACCTCGGCGGTGCTGGCCGGGCTGTCGGCCTTGAAAGGCCCCCTGCACGGTGGCGCGCCGGGACCGGTGATCGAGATGCTGGACGAGATCGGAACGCCTGAGAACGCTCGTCCCTGGCTGGAGAAGGCCCTGGCGCGCGGCGACCGCTTGATGGGCTTCGGACATCGCATCTACCGCGTCCGCGACCCCCGCGCCGACGCCCTGAAGGCGGCCGTGCGCAAGCTGTCGGCGGCTTCTGGCGGGCTGCCTGGCCGTATCGCCTTCGCCGAGGCCGTCGAACAGGCGGCGCTCGCGATCCTGCGCGAACACAAGCCCGACCGGCCCCTGGACACCAATGTCGAGTTCTACACGGCGCTGCTGCTGGAGGCTCTGGGCCTGCCGCCGTCCAGCTTCACCTGTATCTTCGCCATGGGCCGCGTCGCCGGCTGGCTGGCGCACGCTCGCGAACAACTGGCGGGCGGACGGCTGATCCGGCCGCAGTCGATCTATGTGGGACCCGAGGTGCGCGCCGCCGCTTAG
- a CDS encoding citrate synthase family protein — MADWLDADQVLERLGIRPQTLYAYVSRGRIEAAAHPQDPRRSLYRASDVAALAQKKARGRRAADVAAEAIAWGEPVLPSAITTVAGGRLWYRGQDAVHLAEQGLTLENVGRLLRGGHGAALKSSRRPEPPFADSARGRMFLTLAARAGHEPPARGRAPLALAMEAADLLEAVVDAATGLTGEGPAHARFAAAWGLDATGADLVRRTLVLLADHELNASTFAARVAASTGASLSAACLAGLSALSGPLHGGMAARVEAFVEEAERRDAAHAVSARLARGASMPGFDHPLYPDGDPRAAALLAALEPPPLLADLREATETATGLAPNIDFALVTLARTLRLPPDAPFILFATARSAGWAAHAIEQLQTGRLIRPRARYVGVAPEGYSPSSSS; from the coding sequence ATGGCGGATTGGCTCGATGCGGATCAGGTTCTGGAGCGACTGGGGATTCGCCCGCAGACGCTGTACGCCTATGTCAGCCGGGGCCGGATCGAGGCCGCCGCCCATCCGCAAGACCCGCGCCGCAGCCTCTATCGGGCCTCGGACGTCGCCGCCCTGGCCCAGAAGAAGGCGCGCGGCCGCCGCGCCGCCGATGTCGCGGCCGAGGCCATCGCCTGGGGCGAGCCGGTACTACCCTCGGCGATCACCACCGTGGCCGGCGGCCGGCTCTGGTATCGCGGCCAGGACGCAGTTCATCTGGCCGAGCAGGGCCTGACGCTGGAGAATGTCGGCCGGCTGCTGCGCGGCGGCCACGGCGCGGCCCTGAAGTCCTCCCGCCGGCCCGAGCCGCCCTTCGCCGACAGCGCCCGGGGCAGGATGTTCCTGACCCTGGCCGCCCGCGCCGGTCACGAACCGCCCGCCCGGGGCCGCGCGCCGCTCGCGCTGGCCATGGAAGCCGCCGACCTTCTGGAGGCCGTGGTCGACGCCGCGACCGGCCTGACTGGTGAAGGCCCCGCCCATGCCCGCTTCGCCGCCGCCTGGGGGCTAGACGCCACCGGCGCCGATCTGGTCCGAAGGACGCTGGTGCTGCTGGCCGATCACGAGCTGAACGCCTCGACCTTCGCCGCGCGGGTGGCGGCCTCTACCGGCGCTTCGCTGTCGGCGGCGTGCCTGGCGGGCCTGTCGGCGCTGTCGGGACCGCTGCACGGCGGCATGGCCGCGCGTGTCGAGGCCTTTGTCGAGGAAGCCGAGCGGCGGGACGCGGCCCATGCCGTCTCTGCGAGACTGGCGCGCGGCGCGTCGATGCCGGGCTTCGACCATCCGCTCTATCCCGACGGCGATCCTCGGGCAGCGGCATTGCTGGCGGCCTTAGAGCCCCCGCCCCTGTTGGCCGACCTACGCGAGGCCACCGAGACCGCGACCGGTCTCGCGCCGAATATCGACTTCGCCCTCGTGACCCTGGCCCGGACACTCAGGCTGCCGCCGGACGCACCGTTCATCCTGTTCGCGACCGCCCGCAGCGCTGGCTGGGCGGCGCATGCGATCGAGCAACTTCAGACCGGGCGGCTGATCCGCCCTCGGGCGCGCTATGTTGGCGTGGCGCCGGAAGGCTATTCGCCCTCTTCCTCGTCGTAG
- a CDS encoding cation diffusion facilitator family transporter gives MTLSATSPETRAATRRVALLSVAVAAVLILVKAIAWRMSGSVAILASLSDSALDLVASLITVYAVRYAAEPPDAEHRFGHGKAEAFSSLMQGGLVFASGALIGREAIDALLHPRPVQHGLAGVVVMIVSIGLTLALITAQTRVVKASGSIAISGDRAHYAADLASNAVALVGVGAAAWLGLAWIDSAAGLVVALWLIWGAIGVFREASAQLMDKELPETERERIVLLATADPRMLGVHQLRTRASGPYVHMQMHADLAADISLAEAHTIMVAAENRLLEAFPSADIIIHPDPRGLAERHGGLFADTVEG, from the coding sequence ATGACGCTCTCCGCCACTTCACCCGAAACGCGCGCCGCCACTCGACGCGTGGCCCTCCTGTCGGTCGCGGTCGCGGCGGTCCTGATCCTGGTCAAGGCGATCGCCTGGCGAATGAGCGGTTCGGTGGCGATCCTGGCCTCGCTGTCGGACTCGGCGCTCGACCTCGTCGCCTCGCTGATCACGGTCTATGCGGTGCGTTACGCGGCAGAGCCGCCGGACGCCGAGCACCGCTTCGGCCATGGCAAGGCGGAAGCCTTTTCCAGCCTGATGCAGGGCGGCCTCGTCTTCGCGTCCGGCGCCCTGATCGGCCGGGAGGCGATCGACGCCCTGCTGCATCCGCGTCCGGTTCAGCATGGGCTGGCCGGCGTGGTGGTGATGATCGTCTCGATCGGCCTGACCCTGGCCCTGATCACGGCCCAGACCCGGGTGGTTAAGGCCAGCGGCTCGATCGCCATTTCCGGAGACCGGGCCCACTACGCCGCCGACCTCGCCTCCAACGCCGTCGCCCTGGTCGGCGTCGGCGCAGCGGCTTGGCTCGGCCTGGCCTGGATCGACTCAGCCGCGGGCCTGGTGGTGGCGCTTTGGCTGATCTGGGGGGCGATCGGCGTCTTCCGCGAAGCTTCGGCCCAGTTGATGGACAAGGAACTGCCCGAGACCGAACGCGAGCGGATCGTTCTCCTGGCCACCGCCGATCCGCGCATGCTGGGCGTCCACCAGCTGCGCACCCGGGCTTCGGGTCCGTATGTCCATATGCAGATGCATGCCGACCTGGCTGCCGACATCTCGCTGGCCGAGGCGCATACGATCATGGTCGCCGCCGAAAACAGGCTGCTCGAGGCCTTCCCATCGGCCGATATCATCATCCACCCCGACCCGAGGGGATTGGCCGAACGGCACGGCGGCCTGTTCGCCGATACGGTCGAGGGTTGA
- a CDS encoding PaaI family thioesterase, with protein MSDHEQTKLIAAAMNEGSPQAKALGFTTLEIGDSVAILKVPYRPEIVGDPETGVIAGGVVTTLLDHASGQAVHAAMETFTSIATLDLRIDYMRAAEPGLDVMARAHCYKLTRSVAFVRAVAYDRDLEDPVATGQATFMLDSNAGKKPGANLKPPRETRAKTGSAGQ; from the coding sequence ATGAGCGATCACGAGCAGACAAAACTCATCGCCGCGGCGATGAACGAGGGCAGCCCGCAGGCCAAGGCGCTGGGCTTCACCACCCTGGAGATCGGCGATTCCGTCGCCATACTGAAGGTCCCGTACCGACCCGAGATCGTCGGCGATCCGGAGACGGGGGTTATCGCCGGCGGCGTGGTCACCACCCTGCTGGACCACGCCAGCGGCCAAGCCGTGCACGCGGCCATGGAAACCTTCACCTCGATCGCCACACTGGACTTGCGGATCGACTACATGCGGGCCGCAGAGCCGGGCCTGGACGTCATGGCCCGCGCCCACTGCTACAAGCTGACCCGTTCGGTCGCCTTCGTCCGCGCCGTGGCCTATGACCGCGATCTCGAGGATCCCGTGGCCACGGGCCAGGCGACCTTCATGCTGGACAGCAACGCCGGCAAGAAGCCGGGCGCCAACCTCAAACCGCCGCGCGAAACGCGGGCCAAGACCGGGAGCGCCGGCCAATGA
- a CDS encoding acyl-CoA thioesterase II, which translates to MQTTENLADILDLEPIEVNLFRGVSPNDGFPRIFGGLVIAQALLAAYKTVPDRICHSLHAYFIRPGDVNAPVLYEVERARDGGTFTTRRVAAIQHGEQIFNLAASFQTPEDGFEHQSDMPDAPDPESLPTEVEFLRSLGDQIHPKMLAMVGKPRPVDIRWVDQQNPVAPVKKSGTKNVWMRAKAPLGDDVKMQQAALAYASDMAFMESALRPHGLIWTTPGLQAASLDHAMWFHRPFDFNGWTLFAQDSPNASQGRGLVRGQMFSQDGKLLASVAQECLMRVRK; encoded by the coding sequence ATGCAGACGACCGAGAACCTCGCCGATATCCTCGACCTCGAACCAATCGAGGTGAACCTGTTTCGCGGCGTCAGCCCGAACGACGGCTTCCCGCGCATCTTTGGCGGCCTGGTGATCGCCCAGGCCTTGCTGGCCGCCTACAAGACCGTGCCGGACCGGATCTGCCACTCGCTGCACGCCTATTTCATCAGGCCCGGCGACGTGAACGCGCCCGTGCTCTACGAAGTCGAGCGGGCCCGCGATGGCGGCACCTTCACCACCCGCCGCGTCGCCGCCATCCAGCACGGCGAGCAGATCTTCAACTTGGCGGCTTCGTTCCAGACCCCGGAAGACGGCTTCGAGCACCAGTCGGACATGCCCGACGCGCCCGATCCCGAGAGCCTGCCCACCGAGGTCGAGTTCCTGAGGAGCCTGGGCGACCAGATCCATCCCAAGATGCTGGCCATGGTCGGCAAGCCGCGTCCGGTCGACATCCGCTGGGTCGACCAGCAGAACCCGGTCGCGCCGGTGAAGAAGTCCGGCACCAAGAACGTCTGGATGCGGGCCAAGGCCCCGCTGGGCGACGATGTGAAGATGCAGCAGGCCGCCCTGGCCTACGCCTCGGACATGGCCTTCATGGAAAGCGCCCTGCGCCCGCACGGCCTGATCTGGACGACGCCGGGCCTGCAGGCAGCCAGCCTGGACCACGCCATGTGGTTCCACCGCCCGTTCGACTTCAACGGCTGGACCCTGTTCGCCCAGGATAGCCCCAACGCTTCACAAGGGCGCGGCCTGGTGCGCGGCCAGATGTTCAGTCAGGACGGCAAGCTTCTGGCCTCGGTGGCCCAGGAATGCCTGATGCGGGTTCGGAAATAG